A genomic window from Halogeometricum borinquense DSM 11551 includes:
- a CDS encoding LeuA family protein: MRVWVVVRCLNDTRRTLRRIPRRVEFFQGTLAHITESEIDGVRIFDTTLRDGEQSPRTSFSYEEKRDIAATLDEMGTHVIEAGFPVNSDAEFEAVSDIAAATDTTVCGLARVVDTDVEAALDAGVEMVHVFVSTSDVQLADSMHASKEEAVERAVESVERVKDAGVEVMFSPMDATRTDMTFLAEILSAVDDAGVDWVNIPDTCGVATPTRFANLIREVRQHTDAHIDVHAHDDFGLATANAMAGFEAGAAQAQVSVNGIGERAGNAAYEEVVMSAKSLYDVDTGIDTERITELSRIVEEASDIPVPANKPVVGRNAFSHESGIHAAGVIENSDTFEPGVMTPEMVGAQREFVLGKHTGSHSVRKRLEDAGFRPDDSEVRAVTRRVKDTGAEKERVTTAVLTRIAEDVGVGHEDETEHEEVRA; the protein is encoded by the coding sequence ATGCGGGTCTGGGTCGTGGTACGATGTCTCAACGACACACGGAGGACACTTCGTCGGATTCCCCGGCGGGTCGAGTTCTTCCAGGGCACGTTAGCTCACATTACTGAATCGGAGATTGACGGTGTACGGATTTTCGACACGACGCTGCGCGATGGCGAGCAGTCGCCACGCACCTCGTTCAGTTACGAGGAAAAGCGCGACATCGCGGCGACGCTAGACGAGATGGGAACGCACGTCATCGAGGCGGGCTTCCCGGTTAATTCGGACGCCGAGTTCGAGGCCGTCAGCGACATCGCCGCCGCCACGGACACGACCGTTTGTGGGCTGGCTCGCGTCGTCGATACAGACGTGGAGGCCGCCCTCGACGCGGGGGTGGAGATGGTTCACGTCTTCGTCAGCACCAGCGACGTGCAACTGGCCGACTCCATGCACGCCTCGAAGGAGGAAGCGGTCGAACGCGCAGTCGAGAGTGTCGAACGAGTCAAAGACGCCGGTGTCGAGGTCATGTTCTCGCCGATGGATGCGACGCGAACCGACATGACGTTCCTCGCGGAGATTCTGTCCGCGGTGGACGACGCTGGCGTCGATTGGGTGAATATTCCGGACACGTGTGGCGTCGCCACGCCGACGCGCTTTGCTAATCTGATCCGCGAAGTGCGTCAGCACACCGACGCGCACATCGACGTCCACGCGCACGACGACTTCGGACTGGCCACTGCGAACGCCATGGCGGGCTTCGAGGCTGGTGCCGCGCAGGCACAGGTGTCGGTCAACGGCATCGGTGAACGCGCGGGCAACGCCGCCTACGAGGAGGTCGTCATGTCGGCAAAGTCACTGTACGACGTAGACACGGGAATCGACACCGAACGAATCACCGAACTCTCCCGCATCGTGGAGGAAGCAAGCGACATCCCGGTGCCGGCGAACAAGCCGGTTGTCGGACGCAACGCCTTCAGCCACGAGAGCGGTATCCACGCCGCGGGCGTCATCGAGAACTCGGACACGTTCGAGCCGGGTGTGATGACTCCCGAGATGGTCGGCGCACAACGCGAGTTCGTCCTCGGCAAACACACCGGCTCACACTCCGTCCGCAAGCGACTGGAGGACGCCGGGTTCCGACCGGACGACAGCGAGGTTCGTGCGGTCACCCGCCGGGTGAAAGATACCGGCGCGGAGAAAGAGCGCGTGACGACGGCAGTGTTGACGCGCATCGCAGAGGATGTCGGTGTCGGTCACGAAGACGAGACGGAGCACGAGGAGGTTCGAGCCTGA